The following are encoded in a window of Panicum virgatum strain AP13 chromosome 5N, P.virgatum_v5, whole genome shotgun sequence genomic DNA:
- the LOC120676365 gene encoding protein RETICULATA-RELATED 4, chloroplastic-like gives MASSLPPSSSLSTPSSHPAPLQPRILLPTQPPRLPLLPFSRALPLPLRLRITRPILPALPHSHSSSSGGGGGGDDGHNNNNNSGGDGQGDAGPDNRGEALFVLAQLGRKLDTLPSDLAAAVEGGRVTGEIVRRFNQLEASALFRWLLQFRGFRERLLADDLFLAKLAMECGVGIIAKTAAEYEKRRENFVKEIDIVIADVVMAIVADFMLVYLPAPTVSLQPPLARNAGAIANFFHNCPDNAFQIALAGRSFSLLQRLGAILRNGAKLFAVGTTASLIGTGVTNASIKARKAVDKDLEDEVEDIPVVSTSVAYGVYMAISSNLRYQILAGVIEQRMLEPLLHNHKLLLSAMCFAVRTGNTFLGSLLWVDYARFVGVQKIKEEA, from the exons atggcctcctccctcccgcccTCCTCTTCGCTCTCCACCCCGTCCTCCCACCCCGCCCCGCTCCAGCCCCGCATCCTCCTACCCACCCAGCCGCCCCGCCTCCCCCTGCTCCCCTTCTCGCGCgccctcccgctcccgctccgccTCCGCATTACGCGTCCCATCCTCCCTGCGCTCCCCCACTcgcactcctcctcctccggcggcggcggcggcggcgacgacggccacaacaacaacaacaacagcggCGGGGATGGACAAGGGGATGCCGGTCCCGATAACCGCGGCGAGGCGCTGTTCGTGCTCGCGCAGCTGGGGAGGAAGCTCGACACCCTGCCCTccgatctcgccgccgccgtcgagggcgGCCGCGTCACGGGGGAGATCGTGCGCCGCTTCAACCAACTCGAGGCCTCCGCGCTCTTCCGCTGGCTGCTCCAGTTCCGGGGCTTCAGGGAGCGCCTCCTCGCCGACGACCTCTTCCTCGCCAAGCTCGCCATGGAGTGTGGCGTCGGTATCATCGCCAAG ACTGCAGCAGAGTAtgagaagaggagagagaattttgtcaaagagattgatattgtCATAGCTGATGTG GTCATGGCAATTGTTGCAGATTTCATGCTTGTCTATCTTCCTGCTCCAACTGTATCTTTGCAGCCACCACTTGCAAGGAATGCTGGAGCTATTGCCAACTTTTTCCATAACTGCCCAGATAATGCTTTCCAA ATTGCTTTGGCTGGAAGGTCATTCTCACTTCTGCAGAGGCTAGGAGCTATACTG AGGAATGGTGCAAAGCTTTTCGCAGTAGGAACTACTGCTTCTCTG ATTGGCACTGGTGTCACCAATGCTTCGATCAAAGCAAGGAAGGCTGTTGATAAGGACCTTGAGGACGAAGTCGAGGATATTCCAGTTGTATCAACTAGTGTTGCCTATGGTGTATACATGGCAATTTCTAGTAACCTCAG GTATCAGATTCTTGCTGGTGTGATCGAACAGAGGATGCTGGAGCCACTGCTGCACAACCACAAGCTACTACtgagtgcaatgtgttttgCCGTTCGTACGGGCAACACATTCCTTGGCTCTTTGCT